The Porphyromonas pogonae genome segment TTTGTTTTTTTTTGCTCACTTTTTGCTATTGTGTGCGGTTTTTTAGCTATATTTGTATGTTTTTAAAGAGTTTTAATCAAAATCTGATCATGTACAAATAGTTTTGATTATCCGTGATGCGAACTATTCTCTATATTGTAAATATGATATAAGGGTATCATTTTAATGTTTTTCGTAGTCATACGTTGGGGATAATATAAGCTTACATGATTAAATTAGTTTCATCTAAATATTTATTTACTCATATGCAGCAAATTGTAATTATTTTTAGTGCATTTTTTGTATTGCGACTAATGTCATTGTATATTTCTATCAAAAATGAAAAGCGCCTCAAACTTATGGGTGCTGTGCAATACGGGAAGCTCAATTCGCTTTTACTTACACTCGCTCACATAGCCTATTATTTTTGTGCTTTGTATGAAGCCTATACTTCGGGCGTTTCGTTCAACAATTATTCTGCTATTGGTGCTGTAGTTATAGCTTTCTCTTATATTATGCTCTTTTATGTCATATACAAACTGAGAGATGTCTGGACTGTGAAGTTGTATATTGCTCCTAATCATAGGATAGAGAAAAGTTTTCTTTTTCGTGTAGTGAGGCACCCCAATTATATTCTGAATATTATACCTGAGCTTATTGGTGTGGCCCTTTTGTGTAATTCGTGGAATACTATGATGTATGGCTTACCTATCTATTGCTGTGTGCTATTGGTGCGTATTGTGCAGGAAGAAAGAGCCATGAAAGGCCTCTTTTCTAAAGCCGCTTGATTGTATTTGATCGTAATTCAGAGTCGATTATAAAAATAAGCTGCAAAAATCGAAATTCTCCTCTTTTATAGGATATCGATTCTTGCAGCTTTCGCTTTTCTAAGAGAACCTTTTCAATCTATTTCTCCCCTGAAAGGGAGACTTTTTTATTAATTATGATATATAATTGTTGAACCTATGAAAATAGGCGAGAGCTAACTCTTCATCGCTTTTGTACTATTATTACAGATCCGGGGGGATATGATGTTTGAGTGTAAACACGATTGCCATAACGGTCATAAATAATTACCCTCCGTCCATCTCTCTTTTTTCTGTAATATCTATGGTTGCGATATTGTTTCTTTTGCTGGCCGGGAGCATATCTACGAGCATTTTTATCTCCATATATTTTTTTTGCTTGTCCCGGAGGTAAAGTTTGGCCGTATGGAGCAGTCCTATAGCCATAGTAGTCATCATTGTCATATGCAACCCTTCTGGAGCTGCAAGATACCAAAACTAAACTCAACGCAATGGTGGATGCGATGATTAATAATTTATTTTTCATAACTGTTTGTTTTATATCTATTGCCTACTTTATACATTAGAGATCAGAGGGTATATAAGGTTTAATATTTACATTCTTTTTGGAAACAAAATAAATAGGTTGACTCAGACATCCCCGAGTCAACCTTTCATTTATTATTACAGATACGTTTAGAAATCTTATTATCTCGACGAACGTTTCCTTTCCGTTTCGTCCAAAATGATTTTGCGCATCCTCATGCTTTTAGGAGTGATCTCTACATATTCGTCAGCTTTGATGTATTCTAATGCATCTTCTAAGCTAAATACGATGGGAGGAGCTAGAGAAACTTTATCATCACTGCCCGAAGCTCGCATATTAGTGAGTTTTTTACTCTTGCATACATTGACGCAAAGATCTCCTTCCTTGGAGTGCTCGCCTACTACTTGACCACCATAAACCTCTTCTTGGGGAGATATGAAAAACTTACCTCTACTTTGGAGATTGTTGAGAGCATAGGCAAAAGCAGTACCTCCATCCAATGCTATGATAGAGCCGTTGTTTCTTCTTTCTATCTCTCCTTTCCACGGCTCGAAATCTAAAAATCTATGTGCCATTACCGCTTCGCCCGCCGATATGGTGAGCACAGTATTATTGAGTCCGATGATACCTCTGGATGGTATTTTAAATTCGAGGAATACCCTTTCATTCTTGTTCTCCATCATAACCATCTCGCCCTTGCGACGTGTCACTAAGTCTATAACCTTACTCGATGCCTCTTCGGGCAGATTGATTGTCAATAATTCGATCGGTTCGCACTTCTCTCCATCGATTTCTTTGATGATTACCTGTGGTTGGCCCACCTGAAGTTCGTATCCTTCGCGCCTCATGGTTTCTATCAATACAGAAAGATGCAGTACACCTCTACCATACACAAGCCAGCTATCGGCCGAGTCTGTAGGGACTACTCTGAGAGCAAGATTTTTATCAAGCTCTTTCATCAATCTATCATGGATATGGCGTGAAGTAACAAATTTACCTTCCTTGCCATAGAATGGCGAATTGTTGATGGTAAAAAGCATACTCATTGTAGGCTCATCTACTGCTATTGCATCCAAGGCTTCGGGTTGTGCTGCATCAGCAATGGTTTCGCCGATTTCAAAACCTTCAATGCCTATAACCGCACAAATATCTCCTGAGGAGACTTCTGCCACTTTGGTTCTACCCAGCCCTTCGAATACATTAAGCTCTTTGATCCTCATCTTGGATTGAGTACCGTCTCTTTTGCATAGTGCTATCTCTTGGCCTTCCTTGAGAGTTCCGCGATGCACACGCCCCACTGCTATACGCCCTACATAAGAAGAGAAATCCAGCGATGTGATAAGCATCTGTGCTGGGCCTTCTATTTGTTCGGGAGCAGGGATATGTTCTATGATCGCATCAAGCAGAGGGGTAATATCTTCGGCCGGTTTTTGATACTCCAAGCTCATCCAACCTTGCTTTGCAGATCCGTATATCGTTTCAAAATCAAGCTGGTCTTCCGTGGCGTTGAGACTAAACATGAGGTCAAATACCATATCTTGTACTTCGGAAGGACGGCAGTTGGGTTTGTCCACTTTATTGATAACCACAATGGGTTTCAGCCCCATCTCAATGGCTTTTTGGAGTACAAAGCGTGTTTGAGGCATAGGGCCTTCAAAAGCATCGACCAGCAAAAGGCAACCATCCGCCATGTTGAGTACTCTCTCCACTTCACCGCCAAAGTCGGCGTGTCCCGGAGTATCAATAATATTGATTTTAGTCCCCTTGTATTGGATGCTTACGTTTTTGGACAAGATCGTTATACCACGCTCACGCTCCAAGTCGTTGTTGTCGAGATAAGTGTCAACTTCAGCAGCTTTGTCATCTCTAAAAAGTTTGCCCGCTAGGAGCATTTTGTCTACCAGCGTAGTTTTTCCGTGGTCTACGTGTGCAATAATTGCAATATTTCTAATGTCTTGCATTGATTATAAAATAATTCCCCACAAAGTTACGAAAAAGAAATCGTTTGTCTTAGAAGTTGTTCAAACCTTTTGCCCACCATTGTCTCTTGGCTTTCAATATAGAGAGAAGCACGTTGGGGAATAATCAGTTTTGCATGATCTGTATATTTACCTCTGTTTTACAGTCCGTTTAATAATAAAATATGTTGTTTTTGTTTGTAAGAGGGAGCGCCATATTGGGTTTTACCTTTTGTTACTGTATCTTTGAAGAAAATAACCCTTATTTAGTTTTAAATTTTATCAAGTCTCTACGTATGAATAGATACAGACACTTTTGGCTACTGATGAGTTTGCTTAGTGCTATGTCATGGGGCATTAGCGCACAAAGCCGCATTGTGAAAACACTGGAAGAAGGATGGAAATTTACTCGGCAAGACAAGCCGGATTTTTCTGCTGTTAATTATAATGATACTAAATGGCAGTCTGTAACAGTGCCTCATGATTGGGCAATCTATGGTCCATTTAGCTACAAAAACGATATGCAACATGTGGCTATAGCTCAAGATGGTCAAAAGGAAGCCATGGAGCATGCCGGTAGAACCGGAGGTTTGCCTTTTGTGGGAGTAGGGTGGTATAGAACGTATGTACAATTACCGTCAGATATAGGCTCACATAAAGTCTCTCTCAAATTTGACGGAGCCATGAGCCACGCCAAAGTGTATGTCAATGGAGACTCTGTGGGGTATTGGCCATATGGATACAATACATTTATACTGGATATTGATAAGGCTGTAAAGCCCGGTAAGAATGTTATTGCTGTGCGTCTCGAAAACCCACATGAGAGTAGTCGTTGGTATCCCGGAGCGGGACTATATCGTAATGTGCATCTCATTATTCAAAATAAAGTAAACTTACCGGAGTGGGGTACATTTATTCAAACACCTGAGATAAACGACCGTTATGCACAGGTAGATATTACCTCCCGTGTATCAGGGTTGGCTGAACAAAAACAAGACTATGCCCTCGATTATATGATTACGGATGTTCGGGGCAATGCTGTACAATATGCATCCACTTCCGTAAAGAAGGCGATGAGTAAGTCTGATTCTCTGGTAGCAGTAACTACTCGCATAGATAATCCTGCTTTGTGGGACATCAACAAACCTAATCTTTATCATTGTACGGTTACGCTGAAAAATAATGTGGGAGAGGTATTGGATCAAGAAGTTATTCCCTTTGGAGTAAGGAGTATAAAACTGGTGCAAAATGAAGGCTTCTTCCTCAATGGACGTAAGCTAAAGTTCAAAGGAGTATGTCTGCATCATGACCTTGGCCCACTGGGCGGAGCAGTGAATGTTGCGGCTATGAGACGCCAGATAAAACAAATGCAAGACATGGGAGCCAATGCTATCAGGACATCGCACAACATGCCTGCTCCTGAATTCATCAAACTTTGTGATGAAATGGGAATGATGGTGATGGCGGAGTCTTTCGATTCTTGGGCAAAACCCAAAGTAGCCAACGGATACAACAGAGATTTCGCGGAGTGGCATCGTCGTGATCTTACCAATCTCATCCATCAGTTCCGAAACAATGCCAGTATAGTAATGTGGAGCATAGGCAATGAAGTTCCCGAGCAATGGGATGCGGATGGTGCCAAAATGGAATATGAATTGCAACAACTCTGTCACATGGAGGATCCTACCAGACCTGTAACTAACGGGATGGATGCACCTGATGCCGTGCTCAAAAACAGTATGGCAGCGATATTGGATGTGCCGGGGTTCAATTACAGACCTTTTAAGTATAATGAAGCACACAAAGTACTGCCCCAAGGGTTTCTCCTTGGTTCTGAAACTGCATCTACAGTAAGCTCACGTGGTGTATACAAGTTCCCTGTAGAGCGTAAGTCCATGGCAAAATATGATGATCACCAATCTTCTTCTTATGATGTGGAACATTGCGGTTGGAGTAATCTGCCCGAAGATGATTTTATTCGTCACGATGACCTGCCTTGGTCTATGGGTGAGTTTGTGTGGACAGGGATCGATTATCTTGGCGAACCTACTCCTTATTACAGCGAATGGCCCAGTCATAGCTCTCTATTTGGTATAGTCGATCTGGCCGGAATTCCCAAAGATCGGTACTACTTATACAAAAGTCATTGGAATCCCTCAGTTGCAACACTGCATATCCTTCCTCACTGGACATGGCCAGGTAGAGAAGGCAAAGTTACCCCGATATTTGTTTATACAAATTATCCTGAGGCGGAATTATTTATCAATGGCAAGAGTCAGGGGCGTATAAAAAAAGATATGTCTGTGACTGCAGATAATTCAGAGGGGAAAGAACATGAGCAGAATTTTACACGCCAAAAGAGATATCGCTTGATGTGGATGAATACCGTGTATGAGCCCGGTACCGTGAAGGTGGTAGCCTATGATGCCCAAGGGAGGGAGGCTGCCGTACGTGAAGTAAAAACAGCAGGTAAACCATATAAAGTACAACTGAAAGCCGATAGAAATGAGATCAGTGCTGATGGTAAAGATATTTCATTTGTTACCGTAAGCATTGTGGACAAAGATGGTAATTTGTGTCCTGATGACGATAGGTTACTCATATTTGATGTAAAAGGTGTAGGCCATTTTAAGGCTGCTGCTTCGGGCAATCCTGCTTCGTTGGATCAGTTTCATCTGCCACGCCACCATGCTTTCAGTGGTATGCTTACGGTATTGGTGCAGTCTTCTAAGAAAAAAGGACAAGCCATACTTACGGTTTCTGCCAAAGGCTTGAAATCTGCTTCTGTTACCATAAATACAAAGTAATACGTGGGAACGGTTATATTATAACTGATTCACAGTATAATTACAAAGACGCTTGTTTCACTGAAACAAGCGTCTTCATTTTTTCAATATTTTTAGTTTTGTATAGCTGCTTGGTAGTCTATGAGTGAGACGATGAGATTGTAGGCAGCCTGCATCTGATCTGCTAAACTTTGTTTGTACTTGAACTCTTCGTTTTTTAGATCCTTTTCTAGCAAATAACCTTTAGAGTAGCGCAATTTAGCAGTATTAAAATTTTCATTATAGAGTGTAACTGCTTCTTTCTTGCTGTCATAAGTTTTCTGTCTGTATTGTATTTCCATTACAGCCTTTTGTATTTCGTTGAGTCTAAGATTGCTTTCTTTTTCGTATTGGAGTAAAGCTATTATCTCTTGAGTTTTACTTTGACTCAATTTGGACGCATTAGTATATATTCCTGTAAGAGGAAGTGTGACATTCAGGGCAATAAAGCTATTGCCATACCATTTGTCTCTATGCCCCAAATCAATGTCTTTGCTGTAAAAATTAGCACCGTAATATGCATTGAGGGATAATTTGGGTAAAAAGCTCAGCTTATCTATCTTAATATTGTGTTTTGCTTTGTCTATTTCTATATCCAGCTTTTGTATTGTGAGGCTTTTATTCTTGGTGTAGGTTTGCCATTTATCCCCGGTATAATTGTTTAATCGGTCAGTGATCATAGAAAAAAGAGTCTCGTCTGTGGCAAGAGCTTCAATAAATTGATTCGTAGGACGTAGCCCCATACTAGATAGTAATTCTGCTTTTGCAGATCGCTCTATCTTCCATGCTTCGTCGTATCTTATTTTCGAATCAATCAGTGCGGCATAGCTCTTATTTAGCTCTTCTTTGAGGATTTTTTCTTTTGAAAATAGTTCTTTGTTATATCTGTAATTCTCGTAAGCCGATATAGTGTCTGCTACGGTAGAGGTCAGCTGTTCGTTACTTACAACGAATGCTGCAAACGCTTTGAGGGCATTTTGTTTTTTTTGATTGATAGTTATAGCTTTGTCCAGCATCTTCTCTTTGATACTATACACAGCACTCTGTCTCTCTCCTTGCACTTCGGGGTCGAAGAGTGTCCAATCTGCTTGAAGTCCTACAGCGCTTCCCCATTTACTTCCCATCTTTACGGTAGTCATCTCATCCCATGGAGCATTGGGATCAATTAGTTTTGCAGGCATCGGTGTTTGTTGTATCTTTATATTATGGCGTATGTTGCCAGTACCCTTGATTATAGGGAAAAGCTCTGCTGTTTTGATGCCTCTTTCTTTTTGTGCATTCAGCACTTCTTGCTCTCCAATGAGAATATCTCGGTGATGACGCATTGTAATTTCACTTACGTCATTCCAAGTGAGATGTGACAATGTATCCTGAAGCGATTGCTGCGCATGAAGTATATTACTTCCCCACATAAGGAGTCCGACACATATTATATAAGATTTGATAATTTTATTGCTGCTCATAGGTGTGTTGTATTTATTTGAATACCATTGACGGATCCACTTTACTTAGTTTTTTTACGGAAAATAGCGATCCTCCTATAGCGATTATCATGGTCAGGGAGAATAATGCCAGCAGGAAGAGTGGTGTATACCTGATCACCAACCCAGCCTTGGCCATTCCTATCTGTGCAACTATAAGTAGTAGATAAGACAAGATAAAGCCTAAAACACCATAGATCGCTGTTTGTGTCATGATAAGTTTCTTGATGTACCCATTGGTGGCTCCTATGGCTTTGAGTGTGCCATAGTCTTTGATGCGATCAAAGGTGGAAGAGTAAAGTGTAAGCCCAATGATAAAGAAGCCGCTGATCACTGCAAAGATCACCATGATACCCATGCTGACACCCATATTATTTGCCGTCGTTATTTTGATCACCGTACTTCGGACCAGATCTTTACGACTCCATGCCCTGAGGTCTATCTGGGAAGAATTGATCCTGTCTATAATAGCAGGAATGTCTTGTTTGTTTTTAGCAGTGATGATTACTCCGCTTACAAGATACGGTG includes the following:
- a CDS encoding isoprenylcysteine carboxyl methyltransferase family protein gives rise to the protein MQQIVIIFSAFFVLRLMSLYISIKNEKRLKLMGAVQYGKLNSLLLTLAHIAYYFCALYEAYTSGVSFNNYSAIGAVVIAFSYIMLFYVIYKLRDVWTVKLYIAPNHRIEKSFLFRVVRHPNYILNIIPELIGVALLCNSWNTMMYGLPIYCCVLLVRIVQEERAMKGLFSKAA
- the typA gene encoding translational GTPase TypA — encoded protein: MQDIRNIAIIAHVDHGKTTLVDKMLLAGKLFRDDKAAEVDTYLDNNDLERERGITILSKNVSIQYKGTKINIIDTPGHADFGGEVERVLNMADGCLLLVDAFEGPMPQTRFVLQKAIEMGLKPIVVINKVDKPNCRPSEVQDMVFDLMFSLNATEDQLDFETIYGSAKQGWMSLEYQKPAEDITPLLDAIIEHIPAPEQIEGPAQMLITSLDFSSYVGRIAVGRVHRGTLKEGQEIALCKRDGTQSKMRIKELNVFEGLGRTKVAEVSSGDICAVIGIEGFEIGETIADAAQPEALDAIAVDEPTMSMLFTINNSPFYGKEGKFVTSRHIHDRLMKELDKNLALRVVPTDSADSWLVYGRGVLHLSVLIETMRREGYELQVGQPQVIIKEIDGEKCEPIELLTINLPEEASSKVIDLVTRRKGEMVMMENKNERVFLEFKIPSRGIIGLNNTVLTISAGEAVMAHRFLDFEPWKGEIERRNNGSIIALDGGTAFAYALNNLQSRGKFFISPQEEVYGGQVVGEHSKEGDLCVNVCKSKKLTNMRASGSDDKVSLAPPIVFSLEDALEYIKADEYVEITPKSMRMRKIILDETERKRSSR
- a CDS encoding glycoside hydrolase family 2 TIM barrel-domain containing protein, which codes for MNRYRHFWLLMSLLSAMSWGISAQSRIVKTLEEGWKFTRQDKPDFSAVNYNDTKWQSVTVPHDWAIYGPFSYKNDMQHVAIAQDGQKEAMEHAGRTGGLPFVGVGWYRTYVQLPSDIGSHKVSLKFDGAMSHAKVYVNGDSVGYWPYGYNTFILDIDKAVKPGKNVIAVRLENPHESSRWYPGAGLYRNVHLIIQNKVNLPEWGTFIQTPEINDRYAQVDITSRVSGLAEQKQDYALDYMITDVRGNAVQYASTSVKKAMSKSDSLVAVTTRIDNPALWDINKPNLYHCTVTLKNNVGEVLDQEVIPFGVRSIKLVQNEGFFLNGRKLKFKGVCLHHDLGPLGGAVNVAAMRRQIKQMQDMGANAIRTSHNMPAPEFIKLCDEMGMMVMAESFDSWAKPKVANGYNRDFAEWHRRDLTNLIHQFRNNASIVMWSIGNEVPEQWDADGAKMEYELQQLCHMEDPTRPVTNGMDAPDAVLKNSMAAILDVPGFNYRPFKYNEAHKVLPQGFLLGSETASTVSSRGVYKFPVERKSMAKYDDHQSSSYDVEHCGWSNLPEDDFIRHDDLPWSMGEFVWTGIDYLGEPTPYYSEWPSHSSLFGIVDLAGIPKDRYYLYKSHWNPSVATLHILPHWTWPGREGKVTPIFVYTNYPEAELFINGKSQGRIKKDMSVTADNSEGKEHEQNFTRQKRYRLMWMNTVYEPGTVKVVAYDAQGREAAVREVKTAGKPYKVQLKADRNEISADGKDISFVTVSIVDKDGNLCPDDDRLLIFDVKGVGHFKAAASGNPASLDQFHLPRHHAFSGMLTVLVQSSKKKGQAILTVSAKGLKSASVTINTK
- a CDS encoding TolC family protein produces the protein MWGSNILHAQQSLQDTLSHLTWNDVSEITMRHHRDILIGEQEVLNAQKERGIKTAELFPIIKGTGNIRHNIKIQQTPMPAKLIDPNAPWDEMTTVKMGSKWGSAVGLQADWTLFDPEVQGERQSAVYSIKEKMLDKAITINQKKQNALKAFAAFVVSNEQLTSTVADTISAYENYRYNKELFSKEKILKEELNKSYAALIDSKIRYDEAWKIERSAKAELLSSMGLRPTNQFIEALATDETLFSMITDRLNNYTGDKWQTYTKNKSLTIQKLDIEIDKAKHNIKIDKLSFLPKLSLNAYYGANFYSKDIDLGHRDKWYGNSFIALNVTLPLTGIYTNASKLSQSKTQEIIALLQYEKESNLRLNEIQKAVMEIQYRQKTYDSKKEAVTLYNENFNTAKLRYSKGYLLEKDLKNEEFKYKQSLADQMQAAYNLIVSLIDYQAAIQN